A stretch of the Pseudomonas helvetica genome encodes the following:
- a CDS encoding AraC family transcriptional regulator ligand-binding domain-containing protein has protein sequence MCEMDKITREEANQPARRFHRGQLGQVLERVLHKQTRSNRRDYSLLELEQLWTAAAQQDPAIGLHLFAGFTPQDCHELTYICMYCPDVSAAIQCWCDYAGLASDMDSVKLINDAHGLGVELRIDAPAKLARYVVEHYCVMAVTQLRKATGEPVRPVLAHFAHPRPTYHAEYAQWFGDNIVFECAHNCLYYDPSVLRLPLLTRHDGMAELLRSEMNRRIARHLQLNGWTGKVAAGMRQSLARGVVPSLENQAEALHQSPRTLRRRMEEQGMTFRLLLDLVRAELEQHLEFLGENRAHIASQLGYGDLAAYLHARKRWRREPFDDCIRDVEAGR, from the coding sequence ATGTGCGAAATGGACAAAATCACTCGAGAAGAGGCCAATCAGCCAGCCCGCCGCTTTCATCGAGGGCAGCTCGGACAGGTTCTGGAACGTGTACTGCATAAGCAGACACGCAGTAACCGACGCGATTACAGCCTGCTTGAGCTTGAGCAATTGTGGACGGCGGCGGCCCAACAAGATCCTGCCATTGGCCTGCACCTGTTCGCCGGGTTCACCCCGCAGGACTGCCACGAGCTGACGTACATCTGCATGTATTGCCCGGACGTCAGCGCAGCTATCCAGTGCTGGTGTGACTATGCGGGGCTGGCGTCGGACATGGACAGCGTCAAGCTGATCAACGATGCCCATGGCCTGGGCGTAGAGCTGCGTATCGACGCCCCCGCCAAACTGGCTCGCTACGTGGTGGAGCATTACTGCGTGATGGCCGTGACCCAACTGCGCAAAGCCACGGGCGAACCGGTCCGGCCGGTGCTGGCTCACTTCGCCCATCCACGACCAACCTACCACGCCGAATATGCCCAATGGTTCGGGGATAACATCGTGTTCGAGTGCGCGCATAACTGCCTGTATTACGACCCGAGCGTCTTGCGGTTACCTTTGCTGACGCGACACGACGGAATGGCAGAGTTGTTGCGCAGTGAGATGAACCGACGGATCGCACGGCATCTCCAGCTCAATGGCTGGACCGGGAAAGTCGCGGCCGGCATGCGACAAAGCCTGGCGCGCGGCGTGGTACCCAGCCTGGAAAATCAGGCAGAGGCTCTGCACCAGAGCCCGCGTACCTTACGCCGGCGCATGGAAGAGCAAGGCATGACGTTCCGCCTGCTGCTCGATCTGGTGAGGGCCGAGCTGGAACAGCATCTTGAATTTCTGGGTGAGAACCGCGCGCACATTGCCAGTCAACTGGGTTACGGGGACCTGGCTGCGTATCTGCATGCACGTAAACGATGGCGGCGTGAGCCATTTGACGATTGCATTCGCGATGTCGAGGCGGGTAGGTAA
- the gabD gene encoding NADP-dependent succinate-semialdehyde dehydrogenase, giving the protein MQLKDTLLFRQQAFIDGAWVDADNGQTINVTNPATGEILGTVPKMGAAETRRAIEAADKALPAWRALTAKERANKLRRWFELIIENQDDLARLMTLEQGKPLAEAKGEIVYAASFIEWFAEEAKRIYGDVIPGHQPDKRLIVIKQPIGVTAAITPWNFPAAMITRKAGPALAAGCTMVLKPASQTPYSAFALAELAQRAGIPKGVLSVVTGSAGDIGSELTSNPIVRKLSFTGSTEIGRQLMAECAKDIKKVSLELGGNAPFIVFDDADLDKAVEGAIISKYRNNGQTCVCANRLYIQDSVYDAFAEKLKVAVAKLKIGNGLEEGTTTGPLIDGKAVAKVQEHIADALSKGATLLAGGKVMEGNFFEPTILTNVPKSAAVAKEETFGPLAPLFRFKDEAEVIAMSNDTEFGLASYFYARDLGRVFRVAEALEYGMVGVNTGLISNEVAPFGGIKASGLGREGSKYGIEDYLEIKYLCLGI; this is encoded by the coding sequence ATGCAGCTTAAAGACACCCTGTTGTTCCGCCAGCAAGCCTTTATTGATGGCGCCTGGGTCGATGCGGACAATGGTCAGACGATCAACGTCACCAACCCGGCAACGGGCGAAATTCTGGGCACCGTGCCGAAAATGGGCGCTGCCGAAACCCGCCGTGCAATCGAAGCTGCTGACAAAGCGCTGCCGGCCTGGCGTGCACTAACCGCCAAAGAGCGCGCGAACAAGCTGCGTCGCTGGTTCGAACTGATCATCGAGAACCAGGACGACCTGGCTCGCCTGATGACTCTGGAGCAGGGCAAGCCATTGGCTGAAGCCAAGGGCGAAATCGTTTACGCCGCATCCTTCATCGAATGGTTCGCCGAAGAAGCCAAGCGCATCTACGGTGACGTGATTCCGGGCCACCAGCCAGACAAGCGCCTGATCGTGATCAAGCAGCCAATCGGCGTGACCGCTGCAATCACTCCGTGGAACTTCCCGGCTGCGATGATCACCCGTAAAGCCGGCCCGGCCCTGGCCGCTGGCTGCACCATGGTGCTCAAGCCTGCTTCGCAAACGCCTTACTCGGCCTTCGCCCTGGCTGAGCTGGCCCAGCGTGCCGGTATCCCGAAAGGCGTGCTGAGTGTTGTAACCGGCAGCGCCGGCGACATCGGCAGCGAGCTGACCAGCAACCCGATCGTGCGCAAGCTGTCCTTCACCGGCTCGACCGAGATCGGTCGTCAGCTGATGGCTGAATGCGCCAAGGACATCAAGAAAGTTTCCCTGGAGCTGGGCGGCAACGCACCGTTCATCGTGTTCGACGACGCGGACCTGGATAAGGCCGTCGAAGGCGCGATCATTTCCAAATACCGTAACAACGGCCAGACCTGCGTCTGCGCCAACCGTCTGTACATTCAGGATTCGGTGTACGACGCGTTCGCTGAAAAACTCAAAGTGGCCGTGGCCAAACTCAAGATCGGCAACGGTCTGGAAGAAGGCACCACCACTGGCCCGTTGATCGACGGCAAAGCCGTGGCCAAGGTTCAGGAGCACATTGCTGATGCCCTGAGTAAAGGCGCGACCCTGCTGGCCGGTGGCAAGGTCATGGAAGGCAACTTCTTCGAGCCGACCATCCTGACCAACGTGCCGAAAAGCGCTGCTGTGGCGAAGGAAGAAACCTTCGGTCCATTGGCGCCACTGTTCCGCTTCAAAGACGAAGCCGAAGTGATCGCGATGTCGAATGACACCGAGTTCGGCCTGGCCTCGTACTTCTATGCGCGTGACCTGGGCCGTGTGTTCCGTGTGGCTGAAGCCCTGGAATACGGCATGGTCGGCGTCAACACCGGGTTGATCTCCAACGAAGTCGCGCCGTTCGGCGGCATCAAGGCCTCGGGCCTGGGCCGTGAAGGCTCCAAGTACGGCATCGAAGATTACCTGGAAATCAAATACCTCTGCCTGGGCATCTGA
- the gabT gene encoding 4-aminobutyrate--2-oxoglutarate transaminase — MSKTNASLMKRREAAVPRGVGQIHPIFADHAKNSTVTDVEGREFIDFAGGIAVLNTGHLHPKVIAAVTEQLNKLTHTCFQVLAYEPYVELCEKINAKVPGDFAKKTLLVTTGSEAVENSIKIARAATGRAGVIAFTGAYHGRTMMTLGLTGKVVPYSAGMGLMPGGIFRALYPNELHGVSIDDSIASIERIFKNDAEPRDIAAIIIEPVQGEGGFYVAPKEFMKRLRALCDQHGILLIADEVQTGAGRTGTFFAMEQMGVAADLTTFAKSIAGGFPLAGVCGKAEYMDAIAPGGLGGTYAGSPIACAAALAVMEVFEEEHLLDRCKAVGERLVTGLKAIQAKYPVIGEVRALGAMIAVELFENGDSHKPNAAAVAKVVAKARDKGLILLSCGTYGNVLRVLVPLTAPDEQLDKGLAIMEECFSEL; from the coding sequence ATGAGCAAGACCAACGCATCCCTGATGAAACGCCGCGAAGCCGCCGTACCACGCGGTGTTGGCCAGATTCACCCGATCTTCGCCGACCATGCGAAGAACTCCACCGTGACCGACGTTGAAGGTCGCGAGTTCATCGACTTCGCCGGCGGTATCGCCGTGTTGAACACCGGTCACCTGCACCCGAAAGTCATCGCAGCCGTGACCGAGCAGCTGAACAAGCTGACTCACACCTGCTTCCAGGTGCTGGCTTACGAACCGTACGTAGAACTGTGCGAAAAAATCAACGCCAAGGTTCCAGGTGATTTCGCCAAGAAGACCCTGCTGGTGACCACTGGCTCCGAAGCCGTGGAAAACTCCATCAAGATCGCTCGTGCCGCCACCGGCCGTGCCGGCGTGATCGCCTTCACCGGTGCGTACCACGGTCGCACCATGATGACCCTGGGCCTGACCGGTAAAGTCGTGCCTTACTCGGCCGGCATGGGTCTGATGCCAGGCGGTATCTTCCGTGCGCTGTACCCGAACGAACTGCATGGCGTGAGCATCGACGATTCGATCGCCAGCATCGAGCGTATCTTCAAGAACGACGCCGAGCCGCGTGACATCGCTGCAATCATCATCGAGCCGGTTCAGGGCGAAGGTGGTTTCTACGTCGCTCCGAAAGAGTTCATGAAGCGTCTGCGTGCCCTGTGCGACCAGCACGGCATCCTGTTGATCGCTGACGAAGTACAAACCGGCGCTGGTCGTACCGGTACCTTCTTCGCCATGGAACAGATGGGCGTTGCAGCCGACCTGACCACCTTCGCCAAATCCATCGCTGGCGGCTTCCCGCTGGCCGGTGTGTGCGGCAAGGCTGAATACATGGACGCCATCGCTCCAGGCGGCCTGGGCGGCACTTACGCCGGTAGCCCGATCGCTTGCGCCGCTGCGCTGGCGGTGATGGAAGTGTTCGAAGAAGAGCACCTGCTGGATCGCTGCAAAGCGGTTGGCGAGCGTCTGGTTACTGGCCTCAAGGCCATCCAGGCCAAGTACCCGGTGATCGGTGAAGTGCGTGCCCTGGGCGCGATGATCGCGGTTGAACTGTTCGAAAACGGCGACAGCCACAAGCCTAACGCCGCCGCCGTCGCCAAAGTCGTGGCCAAGGCGCGCGACAAGGGTCTGATCCTGCTGTCGTGCGGCACTTACGGCAACGTGCTGCGTGTGCTGGTGCCGCTGACTGCACCGGACGAGCAACTGGATAAAGGTCTGGCGATCATGGAAGAGTGCTTCTCCGAGCTCTGA
- a CDS encoding response regulator — translation MTAVDLPAVPRVLIAEADPWSRDLLKQVLLHVRCDARLDLCADGQQALELLSENPYDLVIADWELSGVDGLGLLRSVRQRRRNPVLPFILMSSRNDSASVREVLPLAPTAYLTKPLNMEGLTQRLQDLLLSAGQTVSCDVPALAPGMTLSTFLERRRELADGAPLLTDVQLAVKRSLNPNGLDLKLLEEEVRTDPQITAVLIAAANSASQHLGDTVQTVSQALHRLGTGQSMNLIVGLALKRSAKLSDPCLADYAERYWELSLHTAEYGRSLARLLDLDQERCYCAGMLHRLGDLALLRCLQEWKQAGGELDELEEVGDALAEFGAAYGSALRTRWRLPLELRELIAAVYQLGGGVYSREALVMNLAAQLARLTEHEGVEELAKSRTARLLKIGLPELMRLRKK, via the coding sequence ATGACCGCTGTTGATTTACCGGCTGTACCGCGAGTGCTGATCGCCGAGGCTGACCCTTGGTCTCGAGACCTGCTCAAGCAGGTGTTGCTGCACGTGCGCTGCGATGCGCGGCTGGATCTGTGTGCTGATGGCCAGCAGGCGCTGGAGTTGTTGAGTGAAAATCCTTATGACCTGGTGATTGCCGATTGGGAGCTTTCCGGTGTCGATGGCCTGGGCTTGCTGCGTAGCGTGCGTCAGCGGCGGCGTAACCCGGTGTTGCCGTTCATTCTGATGAGCAGCCGCAACGACAGCGCCAGCGTGCGCGAGGTATTGCCGCTGGCCCCGACGGCCTACCTGACCAAGCCCCTGAACATGGAAGGTCTGACTCAGCGCCTGCAGGATTTGCTCCTGAGCGCCGGCCAGACGGTTTCCTGTGACGTTCCGGCGCTGGCGCCCGGCATGACCTTGTCGACCTTCCTTGAGCGTCGGCGTGAGTTGGCGGACGGCGCGCCGTTGCTCACCGACGTGCAACTGGCAGTCAAGCGCAGCCTGAACCCCAATGGCCTCGATCTGAAGCTGCTGGAAGAAGAAGTGCGCACTGACCCGCAGATCACTGCGGTGCTGATCGCCGCCGCCAACAGCGCCTCGCAGCACCTTGGCGACACGGTGCAGACCGTGTCCCAGGCCTTGCATCGCCTGGGCACCGGACAAAGCATGAACCTGATCGTTGGCCTGGCCCTCAAGCGCAGTGCGAAGCTGAGTGATCCGTGCCTGGCCGATTACGCCGAGCGCTACTGGGAGCTGTCACTGCACACCGCAGAATACGGACGGAGCCTGGCGCGCTTGCTTGATCTCGATCAGGAGCGTTGCTATTGCGCCGGCATGCTCCATCGTCTTGGCGATCTGGCGCTGTTGCGTTGCTTGCAGGAGTGGAAACAGGCGGGGGGCGAACTGGACGAGCTGGAAGAGGTCGGCGACGCATTGGCTGAATTTGGCGCGGCCTATGGTTCGGCGTTGCGTACTCGCTGGCGGCTTCCGTTGGAGTTGCGAGAGCTGATTGCGGCGGTCTATCAGCTCGGTGGCGGGGTGTATTCCCGTGAAGCGCTGGTGATGAACCTGGCGGCGCAACTCGCTCGCCTGACCGAGCATGAAGGCGTTGAAGAACTGGCCAAAAGCCGAACGGCGCGCCTGCTCAAAATCGGCCTGCCGGAACTGATGCGCTTGCGCAAAAAATGA
- a CDS encoding sensor domain-containing diguanylate cyclase — MVNKNLEDLPYPQWPEAAQTLMALMHAQGEVARLSEREQLFSSLLVSVNAVLWAFNWETRQVLYVSPAYERIFGRSTGLLLADYHQWRDSVYPDDLDYAERSLAQVLEKGAVEDREYRIFAADGQVRWLSDKCFINRQAEPGQPLIVVGFAEDITEKKQLETELQRLATTDVLTQSSNRRHFFECASHEFEQARLQGSPLAFLLLDIDDFKLINDTYGHQQGDQVLQQLAECGRAALRRGDLFGRIGGEEFAAVFPGCAPEMARQVAERLQREIQRLSFSHDGQTFSITVSQGLTSLTAEDAAIDSLYTRADAAMYRAKRQGKNRIISG, encoded by the coding sequence ATGGTCAATAAGAACCTGGAAGACCTACCCTACCCACAGTGGCCCGAGGCCGCGCAAACCCTGATGGCCTTGATGCATGCCCAGGGCGAAGTCGCGCGCCTGAGCGAGCGTGAACAGTTGTTCAGTTCGTTGCTGGTCAGCGTCAATGCCGTTCTCTGGGCTTTCAACTGGGAAACGCGTCAGGTGCTGTATGTCAGCCCGGCCTATGAACGGATTTTCGGTCGCTCGACCGGCCTGCTGCTGGCTGACTATCATCAATGGCGCGACAGCGTTTACCCGGACGATCTGGACTATGCCGAACGCAGCCTTGCCCAAGTGCTGGAAAAAGGCGCAGTTGAAGACCGCGAATACCGAATCTTCGCCGCCGACGGCCAAGTGCGCTGGCTCAGCGACAAGTGCTTCATCAATCGTCAGGCCGAACCCGGGCAACCGCTGATCGTAGTCGGCTTCGCCGAGGACATTACCGAAAAGAAGCAGCTGGAAACCGAGCTGCAACGCCTCGCCACCACCGATGTGCTGACCCAAAGCAGCAACCGTCGACACTTCTTCGAATGCGCCAGCCACGAGTTCGAACAGGCCCGCCTGCAAGGTTCACCGCTGGCGTTTCTGTTGCTGGATATCGATGACTTCAAACTCATCAACGACACGTACGGCCATCAGCAAGGCGATCAAGTGCTGCAACAACTCGCCGAATGCGGACGCGCCGCATTGCGCCGTGGTGACCTGTTCGGGCGCATTGGCGGTGAAGAGTTTGCAGCGGTATTCCCTGGCTGCGCGCCAGAGATGGCGAGGCAAGTCGCCGAGCGCCTGCAACGGGAAATCCAGCGTTTGAGTTTCAGCCATGACGGGCAGACCTTCAGCATCACCGTCAGCCAGGGCCTGACCAGCCTCACGGCAGAAGATGCAGCCATCGACAGCCTGTACACCCGCGCCGACGCCGCGATGTACAGAGCCAAACGCCAGGGCAAGAACCGCATTATCTCCGGCTGA
- the desA gene encoding delta-9 fatty acid desaturase DesA, which translates to MWYEGLLGLSPWQLVAVTLLMTHITIVGVTVYLHRYSAHRSLELNAGLKHFFRFWLWLTTAQNTREWTAIHRKHHAKCETVDDPHSPVIKGLSTVLRKGAELYRAEAENPETLRIYGKNCPEDWIERNLYSRYPLLGVAIMAVIDLLLFGTIGITIWAIQMMWIPVWAAGVVNGLGHAVGYRNFECRDAATNLVPWGILIGGEELHNNHHTYPNSAKLSVKKWEFDLGWAWIQVFSFLRLAKVQRVAPIAHRVEGKGSLDMDTAMAILNNRFQIMAQYRKLVIGPLVKQELEKVDHSVRHQFHRAKRLLSRETSLLDDKHHVRIQTMLEHSHALKVIYEKRLALQQIWIKTSSNGHDMLAAIKDWVHEAEASGIQSLRDFAHQLKTYSLRPA; encoded by the coding sequence ATGTGGTACGAAGGTTTACTCGGCTTGTCGCCCTGGCAACTGGTGGCAGTCACCCTGTTAATGACCCACATCACCATCGTGGGCGTCACGGTTTATCTGCATCGTTATTCAGCCCATCGCTCCCTTGAGCTCAATGCCGGCCTGAAACACTTTTTCCGCTTCTGGCTGTGGCTGACCACGGCGCAGAACACCCGCGAGTGGACTGCCATCCACCGCAAGCATCACGCCAAATGCGAAACCGTCGACGACCCGCACAGCCCGGTGATCAAAGGCCTGTCCACGGTCTTGCGCAAAGGTGCCGAGCTGTACCGCGCCGAAGCGGAGAACCCCGAAACCCTGCGCATTTACGGCAAGAACTGCCCTGAAGACTGGATCGAACGCAACCTCTACAGCCGTTATCCGCTACTGGGTGTGGCGATCATGGCCGTCATCGACCTGCTGCTGTTCGGCACTATCGGCATCACCATCTGGGCGATCCAGATGATGTGGATCCCGGTCTGGGCCGCTGGCGTGGTCAATGGCCTGGGCCATGCCGTTGGCTACCGCAACTTCGAATGCCGTGATGCGGCGACCAATCTGGTGCCCTGGGGCATTCTGATCGGTGGTGAAGAACTGCATAACAACCATCACACCTACCCTAACTCGGCAAAACTGTCGGTGAAGAAGTGGGAATTCGACCTCGGCTGGGCGTGGATCCAGGTCTTCAGCTTCCTGCGCCTGGCCAAGGTTCAGCGGGTTGCACCGATCGCCCACCGTGTCGAAGGCAAAGGCAGCCTGGACATGGACACCGCCATGGCGATCCTCAACAACCGCTTCCAGATCATGGCCCAGTACCGCAAGCTGGTGATCGGCCCGCTGGTCAAGCAAGAGCTGGAAAAGGTCGACCATTCGGTTCGCCACCAATTCCATCGCGCCAAGCGCCTGCTCTCGCGAGAAACCAGCCTGCTGGATGACAAGCACCATGTGCGCATCCAGACCATGCTCGAGCACAGCCACGCACTGAAGGTAATTTACGAGAAGCGCCTGGCCTTGCAGCAGATCTGGATCAAGACCAGCTCAAATGGCCACGACATGCTGGCGGCCATCAAGGACTGGGTCCACGAAGCCGAAGCCAGCGGTATTCAATCGCTGCGCGACTTCGCCCACCAGTTGAAAACCTACTCTCTGCGCCCCGCCTGA
- the dibA gene encoding phosphodiesterase DibA, whose product MSASYRDALRAALLYLVFSVVWLKFTGYLLTNLFDESADLQQWQLINGYVWVVLSAGFIFTARARLLCFLGVGAKLRQRNEDRARLRQAQAVFDCTREGVLVTDRQGVIVHVNRAFMDITGYQAEEVLGQRPSLFKSGHHPPDFYQVMFESLKRTREWSGEIWNRRKSGEIYPQWQTIRVIHDDHSQLSHYVAVFSDISAIKNSEHELAHLAHHDPLTDLPNRLLFSDRVEQALASAQIHKRGCALLMIDLDHFKMINDSLGHNVGDQLLKATAVRLQGLFGPGVTLARLGGDEFAVLAENCPQVVQAAALAQRIIEGLKEPFFIVAHPLFINASVGISLFPSDALSAEQLLRNADSALFKAKNSGRDGYALYTEELTAHAQHRVEMAFELRRALEQQELRVYYQPVHDLTTRRLIGVEALVRWQHPQRGLVPPGEFIPIAERTGLIAEIDAWVMQQACQQMCAWQNAGVVLSFVAVNVSTRLFARRELFERVAQVLHDTGLDPACLELEVTESAVMDDPEVALEQMHRLRELGVRLAIDDFGTGYSSLLRLKRLPVQKLKIDQGFVAGLPLDEDDAAIVRVIIALAQSMGMQVHAEGIEQVEQAAFLLEQGCDLGQGYWFGRPMPAHELDWTRAPVIR is encoded by the coding sequence ATGTCTGCTTCTTATCGCGATGCCCTGCGTGCAGCGCTGCTCTACCTGGTGTTTTCTGTCGTTTGGCTGAAATTCACTGGTTATTTATTAACCAATTTATTCGATGAATCCGCAGATCTTCAGCAATGGCAACTGATCAACGGTTATGTCTGGGTGGTGCTTAGCGCTGGGTTTATCTTCACCGCCCGGGCTCGTTTGCTGTGTTTTCTTGGAGTCGGCGCCAAATTACGCCAGCGAAACGAAGATCGCGCACGATTGCGCCAGGCGCAGGCGGTGTTCGATTGCACGCGAGAAGGGGTATTGGTCACTGACCGCCAGGGGGTGATCGTCCACGTCAATCGGGCCTTTATGGACATCACCGGTTATCAGGCCGAAGAGGTGTTGGGCCAGAGGCCCAGCCTGTTCAAGTCCGGTCATCATCCGCCGGATTTCTATCAAGTGATGTTCGAGAGTCTGAAACGTACCCGCGAATGGAGCGGCGAGATCTGGAACCGGCGCAAAAGCGGTGAAATTTATCCGCAATGGCAGACCATCCGGGTCATTCACGATGACCATAGCCAGCTCAGCCACTATGTGGCGGTGTTTTCCGACATCAGCGCGATCAAGAACTCCGAGCACGAACTCGCGCATCTGGCGCACCACGACCCGCTGACCGACCTGCCCAATCGTTTGCTGTTCAGTGATCGCGTCGAGCAGGCGCTGGCGTCGGCGCAGATCCACAAGCGTGGGTGTGCGTTGCTGATGATCGATCTGGACCATTTCAAGATGATCAACGACAGTCTCGGGCATAACGTTGGCGATCAACTGCTCAAAGCGACGGCGGTGCGTCTGCAAGGCCTGTTTGGCCCCGGTGTTACGCTGGCGCGTTTGGGTGGCGACGAGTTTGCCGTGTTGGCCGAGAACTGTCCGCAAGTGGTGCAGGCGGCCGCGTTGGCGCAGCGGATCATTGAGGGCCTGAAAGAGCCGTTTTTCATCGTGGCTCACCCGTTGTTCATCAATGCCAGTGTCGGTATCAGCCTGTTCCCCAGCGACGCGCTGAGCGCCGAACAATTGCTGCGCAATGCCGATTCGGCGTTGTTCAAGGCCAAGAATTCGGGGCGCGACGGTTATGCCTTGTACACCGAGGAGTTGACTGCCCACGCCCAGCACCGGGTCGAGATGGCCTTCGAATTGCGCCGCGCGCTGGAGCAGCAGGAGTTGCGGGTGTACTACCAGCCGGTGCACGACCTCACGACCCGCCGTTTGATCGGCGTTGAAGCGCTGGTTCGCTGGCAGCATCCACAGCGGGGGCTGGTGCCGCCGGGTGAGTTCATTCCGATTGCCGAACGCACCGGGTTGATCGCCGAGATTGATGCCTGGGTGATGCAACAGGCCTGTCAGCAGATGTGTGCCTGGCAGAACGCCGGGGTGGTGTTGTCATTTGTTGCGGTGAACGTTTCCACCCGCCTGTTTGCCCGGCGCGAACTGTTTGAGCGGGTTGCCCAAGTGCTGCACGACACGGGACTGGACCCGGCGTGCCTGGAGCTGGAAGTGACCGAAAGCGCAGTGATGGACGATCCGGAAGTCGCGCTGGAACAAATGCACCGCTTACGCGAACTGGGCGTGCGGCTGGCCATCGATGACTTTGGTACCGGTTATTCATCGTTGCTGCGACTTAAGCGTCTGCCAGTGCAGAAACTCAAGATCGATCAGGGCTTTGTCGCTGGCCTGCCGTTGGATGAGGACGATGCGGCGATCGTTCGAGTGATCATCGCCCTCGCGCAAAGCATGGGCATGCAGGTACACGCCGAAGGCATCGAGCAGGTCGAGCAGGCGGCGTTTTTGCTCGAGCAGGGTTGTGATCTGGGCCAGGGCTACTGGTTTGGCCGACCGATGCCGGCTCATGAGCTGGACTGGACGCGAGCGCCGGTGATTCGGTAA
- the oscA gene encoding sulfur starvation response protein OscA, with product MSASLRSVDGQDEATILREIQSALRDLRFGAVEITVHNAQVVQIERKEKFRLQNPGNKPS from the coding sequence ATGAGCGCATCTCTACGTAGCGTTGACGGCCAGGACGAAGCAACCATTTTGCGTGAGATCCAGAGCGCACTGCGCGATCTGCGCTTTGGGGCAGTAGAAATCACCGTGCACAACGCCCAGGTGGTTCAGATCGAACGCAAAGAGAAATTCCGTTTGCAGAACCCAGGCAACAAGCCGAGCTGA
- a CDS encoding sulfate ABC transporter substrate-binding protein, with amino-acid sequence MSSIRRYALAALASAIFTGSAVAKDYELLNVSYDPTRELYQDYNTEFINFWKKEHAGDNVKIQQSHGGSGKQGRAVIDGLRADVVTLALAGDIDEIAKLGKTLPADWQKRLPDASTPYTSTIVFLVRKGNPKGIKDWGDLTKNGVEVITPNPKTSGGARWNFLAAWAYGLKANGGNEAKAKEYVQTLFKHVPVLDTGARGSTITFVNNGQGDVLLAWENEAFLALKEQGGADKFDIVVPSLSILAEPPVAVVDKNAEKKGNEQIAEAYLKHLYSPAGQEIAAKNFYRPRDKDVAAKYAKQFPTLELVTIDKDFGGWKSAQPKFFNDGGVFDQIYQAQ; translated from the coding sequence ATGTCGTCGATTCGCCGTTACGCTTTGGCCGCTCTGGCCAGCGCTATTTTTACAGGTTCCGCGGTTGCCAAGGATTATGAACTGCTCAATGTGTCGTACGACCCGACCCGCGAGCTGTATCAGGACTACAACACCGAGTTCATCAACTTCTGGAAGAAAGAGCACGCTGGTGACAACGTGAAGATCCAGCAATCCCATGGTGGTTCGGGCAAACAGGGCCGGGCGGTGATTGATGGACTGCGGGCCGACGTGGTGACCCTGGCCCTGGCCGGTGACATCGACGAAATCGCCAAACTCGGCAAAACCCTGCCGGCCGACTGGCAAAAGCGCCTGCCGGACGCCAGCACGCCGTACACCTCGACCATCGTGTTCCTGGTGCGCAAGGGCAACCCCAAAGGCATCAAGGACTGGGGCGACCTGACCAAAAACGGTGTTGAAGTCATCACCCCGAACCCGAAAACCTCCGGCGGTGCGCGCTGGAACTTCCTCGCGGCCTGGGCCTATGGCCTGAAAGCCAACGGCGGTAACGAAGCCAAGGCCAAAGAGTACGTGCAAACGCTGTTCAAGCATGTCCCGGTACTCGACACAGGCGCTCGCGGTTCGACCATTACCTTCGTCAACAATGGTCAGGGTGACGTGTTGCTGGCCTGGGAAAACGAAGCCTTCCTGGCGCTGAAAGAACAGGGCGGCGCTGACAAGTTCGACATCGTCGTGCCTTCGCTGTCGATTCTCGCCGAACCGCCCGTAGCGGTCGTCGACAAGAACGCCGAGAAGAAGGGCAACGAGCAGATCGCCGAAGCCTACCTCAAGCACCTGTACAGCCCGGCTGGTCAGGAAATTGCTGCGAAAAACTTCTACCGCCCGCGTGACAAGGACGTGGCCGCCAAGTACGCCAAACAGTTCCCGACCCTGGAGCTGGTGACCATCGACAAGGATTTTGGTGGCTGGAAATCCGCCCAGCCGAAATTCTTCAATGACGGTGGCGTGTTCGACCAGATCTATCAGGCGCAGTAA